The sequence CTACATTCATCTCGTGCAATCTCAGCGAACAGGAACGATGGAAAAATgtaaggagagagaagccggTGCTTGTTGTGCCGACATCCCGCACCAAGTATAATGCATACCTAGACCACACAAACGGGAAGATATCACGTGTCATGTCACAGGAGTCATCGCAGCTTCAGGGTTTTCCATACCTCATAGAGGACGTTAAGCATCACTGTCTACAGTACCGTTCCCACTAACGACATCTGACTCTAGAGCTACCACTTAAAGCTTTcagcaaggaggcggagtACGAGATTGTCTCTCTTGTCATCACGGAGGAATGCAACACCATTGCCTGTCAGTGGGCTCATCAGAGCTGGGTGGCGATCCGGATAGTGTTAGAGTAAGGTTAGTGGTAAGACAAATAGACAATGTCTTGCGCTACAGAGAGCATAGTCCACTTGTTTAGATGTGTCAGCCCAGCACGAGCAAGTCcagacagacacgcgcatacgcagccacaccccacccaccacgcTCCCGCTACGGCTACACCCTCGGCGTCTACGACGAACCATCCCGCCGCCAAATCGGCGGCTACGTGCTTTACGCGCTCTTATCTTCCCTCTGCACGTCTCCGTCCGGGGTacctgcggcgccggaggcGCCAGACGGACATGGGGTGGTCTGCGGGCCTTCACCTGAGCGCATCGCGTCTACGGTCCTGCTCCAgggccgaggcggtggcctCTGACGTCGGTGTGTAGTAGGCGGTGGTCCAGGTGCATCCCGCATGAGGTCGGGGGAGGAGGCTGGCCAGCGCCTGCCCAGCGCCCTACGGAGACCCTGCGCCTGGCGTGCATGCCATCTTCCGCACTTAGTCCCTGCAGCCCGCGGCTGCCCCATGAGTCTGTGTGGAGACTCCTCACATCGCAGcctggggaggagggggggtgTGCCCATGCGGCCATTCGCGGTGTTCTTGGCATGCTTCCGGCACGtttcgcgcacacgcactgtGGGGCTCATCGGCACACACTTTTCCGCGCCTCTCGTCGGCCGGCGCTCGTGCCCTGCTGACCTCTGGGATGCCGCGCTGGCATGGGGCACACCCTGCCAGCGGTGCTTCACAGCGCGTCAAGCACCGTGCTCGCGCTTTCGGATCATGCAGCCTGCTTCCAGCACAACCTTGTTGCCGGTGGCGTGTGGGAGGCACGCGGGGGCCGTTGCCAGGATCGCTTGCCCGCATGCGCCGGCGACAGATGGAGCGACATAAGGAGTCGGTGTGACGGCATGGGGCACCCCACGCTCTcccgtgtgcacgcgcctcTCACAGGAGACCATGTGTCAGGCGGAAGGCAGCTCGTGGATAGGGCATGTGCCGGCGTGCAAGCCGCTCACAGCTTGTCGTCCTAAAGGGAAGCACAACAGGAGGcggatgcgtgcgcgtgtcgaaTCGATGGCACGATCCNNNNNNNNNNNNNNNNNNNNNNNNNNNNNNNNNNNNNNNNNNNNNNNNNNNNNNNNNNNNNNNNNNNNNNNNNNNNNNNNNNNNNNNNNNNNNNNNNNNAGACTCCTCACATCGCAGcctggggaggagggggggggtgcccATGCGGCCATTCGCGGTGTTCTTGGCATGCTTCCGGCACGtttcgcgcacacgcactgtGGGGCTCATCGGCACACACTTTTCCGCGCCTCTCGTCGGCCGGCGCTCGTGCCCTGCTGACCTCTGGGATGCCGCGCTGGCATGGGGCACACCCTGCCAGCGGTGCTTCACAGCGCGTCAAGCACCGTGCTCGCGCTTTCGGATCATGCAGCCTGCTTCCAGCACAACCTTGTTGCCGGTGGCGTGTGGGAGGCACGCGGGGGCGGATGTGAACACCCGCCGTGGGGGAAGTCCGCGCAGGACAAGAGCATAGTGTGACAGGAGGTGTTGCTTCCAGAGATCGGCGAGTCTCTCGTGGCATGTCGGAGCACAAGGCCCGGCCGGGCACCGTTCACAGCACACCTAGGCGTGGGTTCAGGCTCGGGCAGAGGCATtaagggaggggaggggaggggaggcacaGTTCCAGCGGATGTGTAGATAGCGCACCATCTGCACTTCACCTGTTCACTGCAActcacgcgccgctgcaggaatCCAGAAGACGCGCAGATGTCCGTCGAGGACTGAGTAAACACGTTGTCTCATCGCCTCGGGAACCCAGCAGCCTCCTTTTCGTGGTGTGACACGACGGTCTCCTAGGAGCTCAGGTCTTAGCTCGTCGCATCGTGCATCGTGCATCGTGGTCGCGGGGCATGGCGGCCTGCCGCGTCAGCTTGGAGGGCTAGAATCCATGCAGTATGCGGGGGACTGGGGGGACATTGCCGTTGTAGCAAACAGGTTCACGGTGTCCTTGTGTGACCATGGTGAACGGCAGCACGTGAGCAAGCTGGAACAATATGCGCAGACAGCAGGCCAGTAGCGTCAACATTTGTGCTCAAATATGTGGCACTGTGCACTTCTCCACGCTTGTGCGGCCCTTGCGCAGTGCGATGAGGAACGCAGAGCGACTCCGTGACAGCAGCCACACCTGTTTCTCTGTGTTGCAGTTGATGCAAGCTGCACTGCCAGCAGCTCGAGTAGCAGCTCCGCTCGTTCGCTCTCAGCGCCATAGCTGCCACGATGAAGCGGCCACATTCTGTTTTCGCTATGCCGGTGCGTGCATTGCTGTCGTCGAGCATCGCGTCCGCTCCTGTGTTGATGGGTCGCAGTCCAGCACCATCCGCCGACAGCCAGTGAGGAAGCGTCGCAAAGCGGGAGAGCGTCTGTTTGCATGACGCAAGTGTTCCTCTTTTCTGGAGAGTctgcccccacccacccacgcccacCCCGGCCTGCATCTGTTAGAGGACCGGCTGACGTACATGTGACCGCTGCGTGTGAGGGATCGGTGTGCGGGCTTATCCCCGATAGGGTCCATGCCCGCATGCCGACGCGCAAGCCGCCGAGACGCTGTGACGAAGCCGCCATCCGGCGTGCGCACGTCCTGCGCCAAATGCGCAGggtacccccccccctctcgcagcaccgccgacaAACACTGGCCTGtggggcgcagcagcacaactTAGTCGAGGAACTGCGCAGCGGCCTCTTTGAGTGTGTggccgctcttcttcgcaCTTGCGGTGTATAGACGATGAatgcggctgcgctgccgtgaAGGTGCCCAAGCATCATTCGGCAAACGGCGCTTGCATTCTTGCACAACACGGTGGCCCCATACTGCAGCTTAGGCaaagagggggtgggtgggtgcaAGACTTCGAAAAAACAAGGAAACCAAGAAACCGAACGGCAGCCGTCAAGAGTTCATCACCGTCGTATGCGCGGCTTTTTGATTCGGTGGTGGATCGTCCTTATTGCGGTAGGCGAGAGCGGCCGCCAGCGAAGAAGCTTTCCGTATACCTCTGCGGAAGGCCTtccacgcgccgctgcaacaGACTGAGCGCATTAATTTCGATCAGACTGGCGCAAACCGGTACCAGTGCTAGGGTGTCCATCTGCAGAAATGCGCGCATCGCGAAGGCCAACGAAAGCGTGTGCCGCGCATCAATCCCGACCAGAACCCTTAGCTGGGGTCAACAGGAAAGTCCAGTAGCTTCATGCTGTACGGCTTGTAgtcgcggtggcagcgaATGTTTTCACCGATTTCCCATATGGACCTCCGCCTGTCAGTGTCGAGTACCCACATGTCGAGAGGAATAGTTCCGTTAAACGGCAGTGGATTGCGCCCGGTATCTTGATAGATTGTGACCCCATCAGGAAACCACTTGGCACGGCGATATTGGAGGCGAAATGGTTGATAGTTCATACGCCCAAACTTGACGCTCTGGAGAAAGTAGGCAGTGTTCTTGAAGATTCCCCGGTTCCTGGCCGACCCACCGACGTTGAGGTTCGCGTTTTCAAAGTGCACAAACTTGCCAGGCTCGGAGAAGTACTTTTGGTAGCCCAAAGCAGCCATGCGCCACACGTAGTCATGATCTTCGCCGTAGGCGGGGTAGTAGTTCTCGTCAAAAAACCCTACGGTCGCAATGGCGAGGCGGGACAGCGCAAATGTGGCCATGAAATCCTTGTGGTCTGTGTAAAAGATGCCGTACGTGTCGGCAAACTGCTTCTTCATCTCCTCTGGGGGCATGGTCCGAATACGATATGGCAGCGAGGATGCCGTAATGATGGGgtgctggctgctgcggaaGGCAAACCGCGGATTTGGCACGTTTCGCAGCGTCCTGGCTTCGGCAATGATCTCTTGGTCTAGGCGGCGAATGCGCTCCAGCTGGCCTTGTGTCTTTTCGTTTGCCTGCGAGACAAACTCGTCGATGAGCCCCGGCGCAAAGCGCACGTCGGCATTGGTGATGAAGACCCAAGGCACTTTGGCAACGGAAAAGTTGAGGGCGTGACGCAGGCCCTCGTTCACGGCAGACGCGTAGCCGATGTTCTCGGGGTGGTGAATGATAAAGAGATTCTGGTCGACGTAGTCCCTCAGATCTACGGCAAGGCGGTCGAGAAGCGAGCGTAGTGGGCGGAACATGCCGTTGTTGATAAACATGATGTACGTCATGGGGACTGTAATATTGCAGAAGAGTTGCTTGATGTCCTGATAATCCATCGTTACCGGTATCAGCACGTACGGGATTCTAGCTGGGTGTTGTTCCTTATATGAGAGACGCTCGGCGATGCAGTGAAAAAAATTCTCGTCACTAATAAACGCCTCACCAGAACGAGGGGTATCCTCGAAGGTGTCTGCGCGCGAGCGATTATAAAAAATGATAAGCGGGACAATGTAGCCCATAAGGAAGAGAAGTGTGTAAAGACCGACACGGACGAATATCGCCATGCGCCGGCGGTCGTGATgccagcgaggcggcgccatTTCTCCGCGACGCGCGCTCCGTTACCACTAAGCGGCACTGGATTGGCTAGAAAAGGATGCACGATGCGCGTCCTCGGGACGCGCGATCGACTCGCTCCAGTGTTGCAGGGAGCGTTGAGTGGTAGCGTGTGACTGCACGATAAGGAGAGGTGCAATGTACGTtaaggaaagagggggaaagagggggaagcACGGGGAAAAGGTGGGtgaaagcaaaaaaaaagaagaaatgGCACAGGGTGTGTTCTGTGTTGCCTTCCGCAGTGTAGCCAACGGCACCGGTGCGGCGCACAAGGTCGAAGCAGCATCTGCCGCTATCACCCACCCCCAAAAGACGTAACGGGAGGgccacaccgacacacacacacacacacacacacacgcacaaagagagagaggcggaaaCGAGCATAGTGCGTGCAGAAGCTGCAGTCTTGCACGCGGCACCGGGCTATTCCTCTTGTGTGTTCTACAGACGGTGAATAGGCATAAGGGCGGCTGTCGAAGGGTGCGATGGGTGTCTTCACCCagggagacgcacacgcggtgATTGTGCGTGATATAGTCTACCGGTCTTTTTGCTCTCGTTTCTTGCGTGACAGAGCCGGCGGGGGCGTTTTACAGTGTGTGCGACACCCGAGTACTCACACCCACTCCAGTTCTTCGGGTTTGATGGGTCGGTCTAGGGGAATGACGCTACTTTTTCGCCGCTCCTTGTCACGCCGCAGGGCAAGCCGCATGTCCAGTGCGTCCTCGTCACTCTTGAAGGGGCCTTTGGGGCCGTCGCCGTGATAGTAGTTTAGCACCGTCCGGTAGACAATGTAGCCCAGTCGATGGTACATGTCCTGCGCAACCTGGTTACTTTTGCGGACGAAGAGGTCCACAAAGTAGGCATTGTGCACAAGCTCGCTCATCTGCGCCAACTCGGCCATGAGGGTCTCGCCGAGGGCGACGCGCCGAAACGTTGGCGCCACGGAAACGGCGGACACGTGTCCGTGATAGTCCTCCCCCTGTCCTTCCGCTTTGCCGAGCGTGTAGGCCATGGGAATACCGGTGGTTGggtgcacgcacatgcgctggTACTCCGGCCAGTGCGTCACATACTCGCCATAGAAGGACGTATTGTACGTCTCTGTTAGTTGATCCAAATTTACAAAATTAAACTGCAGCGTGTCGCATAGCGTCATGCGGCGATATGTAGTCATCGCACGTCGGCGGTCGCcctgcagcaacgccgccctGTTAACGTTTACCTTTTGTCGTTCCATACGCAGACGCAggcaggagaagggagagagaagagacaAGGGTACAGTACTTGGCAACATGTAGACATACGGCCGCTCCATTCATAGAGTCGCGCTGgtgggcgagagagacgcaagACCACGATGTTGCGTGCGTGACATCGCGGTGGAGAACgagccggcgccgccccaacctctctcttcgctgccCCTTCCCGCGCTTCAGCCCTGTGCGTGGGGGCGGGTACGCGCTGCGGTGGTCGGTTTTGTTCTTCGTTGGTGCTCATAACCTCGCGGGTGCCAAATCTTAGCGGGAGTTGTTTCCACGCGGAGTCGCTCACTCCGCTGCCGAGTGCTTCGTGGCTCGATGCTGCTCAAGTGCGCGGCGGTCGGTAAAGCACTTAACCGGGTGGCAGACGTTGCACACCAAGTCCGCTGCATCGTCGACAGGAAGGGGAGATAAGTAGCGGAGGTGCTCTTCGTAAGCATCGCTGCTCTTGAAACGCAGCCCGCACACCTCGCAGGAGCCTTtatcgccgccgtcttctATATCCAAGCCAGCCAGAGCTTCCTCTAGGCGGCGACTCGCAGCCTCGACCTGTTCATGCACACGAGCGTATAGCGTCGGCGCAAGTGGAGTCGCGCCACAGTGCTTCGCGATCTGGTGCTGTCGCAGATCGTCCTCCCTCTCGAAGGTGCGAGCGGGCTGGCACGCCTTGCAGCTCCATGGACATGCCTCCAGCATCTCGGcttgtcggcgctgctgagcctTTGCTCTCATCGCTGCGCCGTAGCCAGACAAGTAGCGCCCAAGCTTGCTGGCCTCTTTCGACGTGAGGGGGCGGCCAAGAATCGACGAGTCGAGGTGAGGCGGTAGCGGAGGCGTCTTGGGCGGCGCAAGAGCAACAGAAAAGCTAcaccgctgctccgcccAGCGCTGCGCTCGATACAGACGGATCCACGTAGAACTGGGCAAGTACGGCATGAACGCCTCTGTGTGGTCCTCAGaaggggcggaggagaaagggGCCATAGCAGCTTCTCCCACAACGCGGGCCACCAGCGTCGGatggagaagcggcagaggtTGCTGTGCAGAACATGCGGATCTGTTGACAGAGAAGTCGTCACCGCTCAAGACGGACGGGTGTGTAGCGGCGGAGTGGATGACTTCTGCCGTCGCGTCGGCGGCTTGTGAAGAATAACCAAAGTTGGACTTTGCCACGCGCAACCACTCCACGCAGGTATAGCTGCAGGGTAATCCCTCATGCAGGCGCGCctggcgctcctgctccCAGGACATCATTTCCTCGGAGAGGTCGCGCAGCACCCCGTGCAGCGCGGCTTGGGGGGCCACAAAGTAGTACTGCACCATGATGCGAAATGGGaaggcggcgtggcgctggtgACGGCGGTTTGTATACTCGGGGAAGTCGGCGGAGCGCATGGGCACGGCCGCGACGCATATGtagccgctgcgcgccgcacaCCCGAGCAAGTCCCACCGCTGCGCTTGGTCGTCGCACAGAGTAACCACGACCTCTTGGGGAAAGTCCTGTGTCAGTGCATGGGTGTGCAGttcgcgcgcgctgcggaagaAGTGCGACAGCAGGGCGATTTGTCGGTAGAGATCCTCGAATCCGATGTGTGGATTATTAAAGATGAGAAGGTGCAGGGGCTGATctcgcagcggtgcagcggcggacgacagcgacgtcgCGTTCACATGGTCGTGGTaacgtacacgcacgcgccgcttcgCTGCAAAGTACGCCAGGAAGCCCACCGCCTCCGGATACTTGCGCGACACTTCTGCCTCACTGTCGAAGGTGGTGGCAATCACCTCCACGAcgatgccgcgctgccgctcgccggCTACGGCATCATTCTGCGTCGCACGGCGGACAACTGCACTGCGGGA is a genomic window of Leishmania donovani BPK282A1 complete genome, chromosome 25 containing:
- a CDS encoding beta galactofuranosyl transferase, translating into MAPPRWHHDRRRMAIFVRVGLYTLLFLMGYIVPLIIFYNRSRADTFEDTPRSGEAFISDENFFHCIAERLSYKEQHPARIPYVLIPVTMDYQDIKQLFCNITVPMTYIMFINNGMFRPLRSLLDRLAVDLRDYVDQNLFIIHHPENIGYASAVNEGLRHALNFSVAKVPWVFITNADVRFAPGLIDEFVSQANEKTQGQLERIRRLDQEIIAEARTLRNVPNPRFAFRSSQHPIITASSLPYRIRTMPPEEMKKQFADTYGIFYTDHKDFMATFALSRLAIATVGFFDENYYPAYGEDHDYVWRMAALGYQKYFSEPGKFVHFENANLNVGGSARNRGIFKNTAYFLQSVKFGRMNYQPFRLQYRRAKWFPDGVTIYQDTGRNPLPFNGTIPLDMWVLDTDRRRSIWEIGENIRCHRDYKPYSMKLLDFPVDPS
- a CDS encoding n-terminal acetyltransferase complex ard1 subunit homolog, putative, producing MLPSTVPLSLLSPFSCLRLRMERQKVNVNRAALLQGDRRRAMTTYRRMTLCDTLQFNFVNLDQLTETYNTSFYGEYVTHWPEYQRMCVHPTTGIPMAYTLGKAEGQGEDYHGHVSAVSVAPTFRRVALGETLMAELAQMSELVHNAYFVDLFVRKSNQVAQDMYHRLGYIVYRTVLNYYHGDGPKGPFKSDEDALDMRLALRRDKERRKSSVIPLDRPIKPEELEWV